The DNA sequence AGCAGTTTAATGTTCCTCTTTTTATTTCATATTAAGGATTGTCTAATAAAACAAGGGTTACGACGTATTAAATTATATACCAGAGAAAATAGAAGGTATCCTCATCCTTATGCGACAGTAAATGATATTGCTGGACAAAAGGAGGAAAATTAATGAAAATGGAAATTATCACAGAATTTTGGTTAAAGGAATTTCAAATGGAGGTGCATTATGAATAAAACGAGAGTTGCAGCCTCACTTCTTGGTATTATTGCCGGACTTGGGGGTGGCGTGTTTCATGGCATTGGAGCGGTGCTTCAAGGTAATGTAGCTACAAATGAAATAGTGATAGAGGCCTGGCCTGCAATGCAAGCAACTTTAGGAGAGCCTGCAATGACCTTAGTTCCCAACTTCCTCTTAACCGGAATACTTGCTATTATTATGGGAATCATAGTCACAATATGGGCAGCAGCATTTATTGGAAGGAAAAATGGAGGTTTGATCCTGATTGTGCTTTCAGTAATAATGCTCTATGTTGGTGGAGGTATTATCCCGCCCTTATTTGGAGTACTAGCAGGGGTCATTGGCTCAAGAATTAAACCGAACTAAGAAAATATCTGGCTAAGCAGTATCAAGTATTGTAGACTTAGATCAACACAATTTAATGTAAATGTGTTAAAATTTTAATTTATAGTTAGCTTTGAGGGGCTAACTCGACTAGTTTTAGCCATACTGGCGTTGTAGATATTGTTGCAGATTTTCCACAAAAACAAGGATTGCGACGACTACAGCTGTGGGCCATGCATTGTTGTTCCAGTATTGCAGAGAGTTTTCCAGCAAAACAAGGGTTGCAACAACTTGGAAAAAAGGGTGATATTGGTGGTGGGAAAATTGCAGGGAATTTTCCAGTAAAACAAGTGGAAGAGTTCAGGGCGTATTTTTTAGATCAAAAACAAAAGATTATTTTGCTCTGGAATTCAATTTCAAAAAATACGCTTAAAACTCATATTTACCAATTTTTGTTCCACTTACTGCTATAATGAGCTTTATTTTAACCTAAATCAATGTTTTTTGATGTTTGTAATCATCAATTCTTTTATTAGACAACTTTACATATTCCTCTTTAATATCGTAGCCAATATAATTCCTATCTGATTTTAACGCTGCTAAACAGGTTGAACCACTACCAACAAAAGGGTCTAAAACAACTTCATTCTTAAAGGTATACAATTGGATAAGCCTGTATGGTAGTTCCTCTGGGAATGGCGCTGGATGACCTATACGTCTGGCTGATACCGTTGGAAAACTCCAGATACTTTTTGTAAATTCCAGAAATTCATCTTTACTTATAGTATTTTCCTTTTCATCTCCTTTCCTTGCAAATGTATCCTTTGAGAATATTAAAATATATTCATGCACGTCTCTTAAAACTGGATTTGAAGCAGATTGCCAGCTTCCCCAAGCACAAGAAGAACCTGCACTTGCAGATTTATTCCATATAATTTCACCACGCATAAAAAATCCAATTTCAAGCATTATTTCAATTATATGGGCATGAAGAGGTATGTAAGGCTTTCTACCAATATTAGCAATATTTATACATGCCCTTCCACCAGTAACTAACTTATTATATGTTTCTTGTAGTACAGAACCTAAAAGCTCCATATAGTCAGCAAGAGTTAAATCATCGTCATATTCCTTTTTAACGTTGTAAGGTGGTGATGTAACCATTAAATGGACGCTGTTATCTGGAAGTTCATCCATTTTTTCGCTGGATTTGCAATATATTTTATTGAGGTTCTTCTTAGGAATTTTATTTTCTATGTATTTAATTTTATTAGGAATTTTTATTTCTAAATAGAGTTTACTATCATAGAAAATTGATGAATCATGATTTTCCCTACTTGATGTTCCAAATGAGCTTGTTTTTGTCCCTGTTCGCTTAACAGAAATAGTATTACCTCCTTATTAACTCCAAAAATACTTCTGCTTTCCTTTCATAAGTCTTTTCTTTATTAGATATTCCAATGAATTTTCCAAGTTCAGTTTTAGTTTTCATACCTGAAAAGAAGTTTAATTCCTGCTTTAATAATGAATCTAATGATTTTTTAAGGTTATCAAATGATGTTAAAGTTTCAAAACCTTTATAATCTGTTTCCGTGATACATTTCACATCATTATCCAGAGGGCATGAATTTACAGACCAAAATCCTTGAACAATACCTGCTCTTTTAAGGTGGTCAACCTTTGAATAATAACTATCAGTTATAGGTGTGTTTCCCATAATAATTATAGGTATTGATGAAGCTTTGAAACTTGAAACTCTGATATTGATACTTTTACCAATGGCTTTTAACATAGAATCAGAACGTAAAAGGCCAGGATTACCTTGATGACTCCTGTAATCGCCAATACAAACTAATTTTTCACTTGATTCGTTGATTATCAATTCCCAGTTCCATACAATAGACATTTTAACTTCAACGATTAATTGAATGTTCTCTGGAGTTTGCTCAATCCCTTTTTCTGTAGATATTATCGCATCTGCAGGAGATTTATTTGATAAGCCTATTTCATCACAAATAGCCCCTTGAATAGCATAAAGTCCTTTATCTTCTACAGCCTGTTGAAGCAAGTCAGTAGTCCATTTTTCAGTGAAATTACCAATTAATGAATTTCTGGACTGTAAAGTTGTCTTCTTGCCATTATAACCCTTTGGCCAGTAAGCTAAATGTCGTCCATCATCTGTAGTGTAAAATAATTGTTCTGGAGTTGCAAAAGTTTTAGCCTCTTGAAAGAATAGAACTTCCGTGTCTTTATTCCATAATTCAGGTTTTTTCTCAATTTCATCCACATTAACACCAACTTAAAACATAAAATAGAATATCTGATATTTTTAGTTGGAAAAATACAATAACAAATATTTCTACAAATATTTGTAATATTTAATAAAATGTTTAAATTGATTATTTCGGGGTTTTTGCAGTTTAAATTTCAGTTGATTTATTTTTTAAAATTTAAATTCCTTTAAGAAATTAAATGTTTCAATGCAAATGATTTAATAATAATTTTTATATAAATAATAATATAGTGGGATTTGAAGAAATGTTATCAAAATCGGAGATTTTAATATAGCAAAATTCAAAGAATTTTGCTTGTATTCATTTTTGAACTATCGAAAATTATAAATTTTCGATGTCTGCGAAACAAGTTTTGCAACCTAAAAACCTGTGATTTTTGAGGTGAAACATTGGATCAGTACAGGCTGTTTTTACAGAGAATGGGATTAATAGGAGTGTCTAACTTTCTGGTGACCATAACACCCATCATACTTCTTCCAATTTTAACACAAAACCTTTCTATTGCAGATTATGGGGTTTGGGTTCAGTTTCAAATTACCATCACACTGATTCCTTCCATTGCAATACTGGGATTACCTTATACCATGGTTAGATTTATGGCAGCGTCGAAAAGCATTGAAGAAATACAGGAATCTTTTTATTCATTTCTGTTTTCAGTGATGATTGCAGGTTTAATAGCAGCACTGGTGCTATTTATTCTTGCAGAACCTATTTCTAATGCATTATTTAATGGGAATTTAGCAGTAGGAATTATTTTACCTGTAACTGCACTAATAACTGCATTAATGCTTCTTTTCTTTGACTTTTTCAGGGCATTTAACCAGATGACAAAATATGCAATTTTAACTACTTTGCAGGCATATATGATTGTTATTTTTGTTGCAATTCTTGTTCTTGGAGGTTTTGGTGTAATAGGTGCAGTTACAGGGATTTTAATTACTCAGGTGTTAATTTCTCTGATAATGTTTATATTTGTATTGAGGCAGATTGGGTTTAAAATTCCAAAATTTAGAAACTTAAGGGAATATCTAAATTTTGGACTGCCAACTATCCCAAGTAATGCTTCATTCTGGATTTTAGATGCTACAGATCGTTATGTAATTGGATTAACCATTGGAATAAGTGCAGTTGGTTTTTATTCTGTAGGTTACACAATCAGTGCTTTAATGGCTCTTCTTACATCTCCATTATATACTGTGTTATTACCCATCCTATCTCAGTATTACGCTGAAAGAAAAATAAGAGAAACAAGATTCCTTTTAAACTATTCTATAAAGCTTTATCTGGTTATAGCTGTGCCAACGGTGGTTGGATTATCTGTCCTTGCAAAACCATTGCTTTATATTCTGTCCACCCCAGCTTTAGCGGATATAGGGTATATAATAACTCCCATTCTTGCTGTAGGAGGGTTAGTATTTGGCCTTTACTGTATTATAACACAAATAATAGTTATGGAGAGAAGAACAAAGATTACTGGTTATATCTGGATAGTTTCAACACTACTAAATATTATTCTGGACATAACCTTCGGATATCTTTTTGGAATTATTGGAATTGCAATTACAACCCTGATTATCTATCTGGCAGCATTTTTAGTTACTTCTTACTATTCTTTCATGTATATAAGATGTAATTTCTATTTTGGATTCTTAACTAAAGTTATAATTGCAGCAGCAGTAATGGCAGTATTTCTCTACATTATATATCCATTTGGGGCTTTAAATATCATTGTGACAGGGTCAGTCTCGCTTGGTTTATATATTTTAGTTTTATGGCTTCTTAAAGGAATTAGAACCGGGGAAATCAAATTTTTCATCGGGATCATAAAAGAATCATTGTTAAATGTTTATATGTCACTTAGAGGTCTGGCATGAAATAATAAACCAAAAAAAGAGGTAATTAAAAGGGGTTGTAAAGCACGACCAGCACACATTAACTTTACAGTCCCACATAATACAAAAATGTATATAATATGTCATCCAAAATTAGATCTGATGTATTTCTCGGAGGTTAAATTGATGTCACAGGATAATGTTGTATACATTGGAAATAAACCAGTAATGAACTATGTATTAGCTGTCGTAACCCAGATGAATGGTGGAACATCTGAAGTAATTTTAAAGGCACGTGGAAGGGCCATTAGTAGGGCTGTTGACGTTGCCGAGATAGTCAGAAATAGATTCATTCCAGAAGCAGAACTTGGATCTATAGATATCAGCACCGAAGAAGTATCCAGCATGGAAGGATCCAATAGTAACGTTTCAGCAATTGAGATACAGCTTAATAAATAGTTAAAAAAAATTTTTACAATTTTTTTTGAATATTATTTTTTTAAGCAAAAGATTATTTTGATAATGTTTCAAGTTTCAAATCAAATATATTTCTCCAGTTACTGTAATCATGAATTCTAACAGGAATATTTTTTATTTTACGTGTTAAGTATACCTTTTCCCTACAGCCTAAGGGGACTATTATGTGGAGATCTATACCTGGTTTAGAAATCAGGTATTTCCATTTATTTTTGTTATCGTGGGATAATATACTTTCACAGTTTTCAAATTCAATTACAACGATGTCATTGCTTCCCCTGTATGCAAATATATCCAGAACATACTTATTATATTTTGTTCTGGTTCCTCTATAAATGCTACCCGGATATTTAAGATCCTTTTCTACATAATAACCGTTTTTTTTCAATGTTTTAACGATGGAGGTGGTCAGATTTTCTTGAATTTTAGTTTTCATACAATTATTTTTGATACACATAAAAATCCCTTAAGCAAATTCAAACTTTGAATTAAAGTTTCCTATAAATTATATTAATAAACATTGTATATAAATATTTGGATATTACCCTATTATTTACATATATGTTACAATTATATATGATTATTTATAATAAAGAAGTTATTTTATGTACATTATTCAAATTTTTCTTAAATTTTCGTAAATATTTACAAAATATCGTAAATGAATCTTTTTTTTAAACAATGTTTAAATAATTTGAATTTTAATACAACAATCAATGTATTTTTATCGTATATATTGAAAACATTTATATACCAGTAATCATAATATGATTAGAATATAGTGTAATATTTATTAAATAATGAAACCAGAATTAGATTGAAAAGCCGTCGAAAAATCCCTCAAAATTCTTCGAATTTTGATGCCCCGAAAACTTTGTTTTCGAGGGCTTTGATTTTTCGGGCCTACAAATCTTTGATTTGTGGCCGGGAAATATAATTTCCTACGGCATTCAAAAACCGTAGGTTTTTGAAAAGCATCAAAAACTATGAAAACCGTGACTAAATCATATAAATATAGAATATATCCAAATAAAGAGCAACAGGATATATTAGAATTTAATATGGGTAGTGCACGCTTTGTTTTCAACCATGTTAAAGTCATGTATGAACTATATAGAAAACAGGCCATAGAATATGGTTTAAAACCAGTATATGCAAACAGGAAACTGTTTAATAACATATTAAATGATTTAAAGAAGCATCATCCATTTTTAAAAGAAGTTAACAGCACAGTTCTTCAAAAAGCATATGATGACCTTATTTCTGCTTATAAAATGGTGGGTAAAGCTAATCATGGGTGGGTGAAATTTAAATCCCGTAAAAATCCTGTGCAATCGTTCAGAACTTTAAACGCTAAAATAGTGGAGGGGAAATTGAAATTACCCAAAATTAAGAGCCTAATATCTATGAAGTACAGTCGAAAAGTTCGTGGAGATATATTAACTGCAACTATCAGCAGGAACAACTCTAACCAGTACTTCGTAAGTTTCAATGTTAAAAACAGTCCTGTTAAGGCTTTGAAAAAAACTAATCAAAAAGTAGGTATTGATCTTGGATTAAAAAATCTGGCAACATTTAGTAACGGCTTTAAAACAGGTAAAATACATTTAAAAGAGGTTGACAACAAAATAAGGAGATATAATCAAATCATAAGTAAAAAGGTTAAAGATGGGTGTAATTGGTTAAAGGCGAAAACCAAGCTTAACCAGTTATACCAGAAGAAAAAAAATATTATAAATGATTTTTTACATAAAACAACAACACAAATAGTACAAGAATTTGATAAAATCTATATTGGAAATGTAAATAACCAGTTGGGACTGAAAAATAAACA is a window from the Methanobacterium sp. genome containing:
- a CDS encoding oligosaccharide flippase family protein → MDQYRLFLQRMGLIGVSNFLVTITPIILLPILTQNLSIADYGVWVQFQITITLIPSIAILGLPYTMVRFMAASKSIEEIQESFYSFLFSVMIAGLIAALVLFILAEPISNALFNGNLAVGIILPVTALITALMLLFFDFFRAFNQMTKYAILTTLQAYMIVIFVAILVLGGFGVIGAVTGILITQVLISLIMFIFVLRQIGFKIPKFRNLREYLNFGLPTIPSNASFWILDATDRYVIGLTIGISAVGFYSVGYTISALMALLTSPLYTVLLPILSQYYAERKIRETRFLLNYSIKLYLVIAVPTVVGLSVLAKPLLYILSTPALADIGYIITPILAVGGLVFGLYCIITQIIVMERRTKITGYIWIVSTLLNIILDITFGYLFGIIGIAITTLIIYLAAFLVTSYYSFMYIRCNFYFGFLTKVIIAAAVMAVFLYIIYPFGALNIIVTGSVSLGLYILVLWLLKGIRTGEIKFFIGIIKESLLNVYMSLRGLA
- a CDS encoding RNA-guided endonuclease TnpB family protein; this translates as MKTVTKSYKYRIYPNKEQQDILEFNMGSARFVFNHVKVMYELYRKQAIEYGLKPVYANRKLFNNILNDLKKHHPFLKEVNSTVLQKAYDDLISAYKMVGKANHGWVKFKSRKNPVQSFRTLNAKIVEGKLKLPKIKSLISMKYSRKVRGDILTATISRNNSNQYFVSFNVKNSPVKALKKTNQKVGIDLGLKNLATFSNGFKTGKIHLKEVDNKIRRYNQIISKKVKDGCNWLKAKTKLNQLYQKKKNIINDFLHKTTTQIVQEFDKIYIGNVNNQLGLKNKHLARATADQHWFEFKRQLQYKSDWYDKHFRVVNEKYTSKTCSNCGYVTEVLDLNIRRWICPKCNIEHDRDINAARNMKTLNDKQRHSRFFLTVGTTGLAFGKTNNQLVD
- a CDS encoding site-specific DNA-methyltransferase, with amino-acid sequence MDELPDNSVHLMVTSPPYNVKKEYDDDLTLADYMELLGSVLQETYNKLVTGGRACINIANIGRKPYIPLHAHIIEIMLEIGFFMRGEIIWNKSASAGSSCAWGSWQSASNPVLRDVHEYILIFSKDTFARKGDEKENTISKDEFLEFTKSIWSFPTVSARRIGHPAPFPEELPYRLIQLYTFKNEVVLDPFVGSGSTCLAALKSDRNYIGYDIKEEYVKLSNKRIDDYKHQKTLI
- the albA gene encoding DNA-binding protein Alba, with the translated sequence MSQDNVVYIGNKPVMNYVLAVVTQMNGGTSEVILKARGRAISRAVDVAEIVRNRFIPEAELGSIDISTEEVSSMEGSNSNVSAIEIQLNK